One Mangifera indica cultivar Alphonso chromosome 4, CATAS_Mindica_2.1, whole genome shotgun sequence genomic region harbors:
- the LOC123213872 gene encoding sec-independent protein translocase protein TATC, chloroplastic: protein MGSTSTALMAHLRLSYGCVSGRYEPIRTVRSSVKVNCCSSRLRFGAWRRRKNFSRFDCFAAFDGDDVREKQPEIGTSNSGTGGVGSALEDRPDVSDIARDETVANLNKDGRESSLYNFLYPDKELLPDDKEMSIFDHLEELRQRIFVSVLAVGAAILGCFAFSKELIVFLEAPVKSQGVRFLQLAPGEFFFTTLKVSGYCGLLLGSPVILYEIIAFVLPGLTSAERRFLGPIVLGSSVLFYTGIAFSYWVLTPAALNFFVNYAEGVVESLWSIDQYFEFVLVLMFSTGLSFQVPVIQLLLGQVGLVTGDQMLSIWRYVVVGAVVAAAVLTPSTDPLTQMLLATPLLGLYLGGAWMVKLTGR from the exons ATGGGAAGCACGAGCACGGCACTCATGGCACACTTGCGGCTGAGCTACGGCTGCGTTTCCGGACGGTACGAGCCAATCAGAACCGTGCGGAGTTCTGTGAAAGTCAACTGTTGTAGTTCGAGGCTGAGATTCGGTGCGTGGCGGCGCAGGAAGAATTTCAGTAGATTCGATTGTTTCGCGGCGTTTGACGGTGATGATGTGAGAGAGAAACAGCCGGAGATAGGTACGAGTAATAGCGGCACCGGAGGAGTTGGCTCAGCTCTTGAAGACAGACCTG ATGTGTCTGATATTGCAAGAGATGAAACTGTAGCAAATCTGAACAAGGATGGCAGGGAAAGTTCGCTTTACAATTTTCTTTATCCAGATAAAGAGCTCCTTCCTGATGATAAAGAAATGAGTATATTTGATCACCTAGAAGAGCTGCGTCAGAGAATATTTGTGTCAGTTTTGGCAGTTGGAGCTGCAATATTGGGATGCTTTGCATTTTCGAAAGAACTGATAGTATTTCTTGAAGCTCCTGTTAAATCACAGGGTGTACGATTTTTGCAACTAGCTCCTGGCGAGTTTTTTTTCACAACTTTGAAG GTATCTGGATATTGTGGCCTTCTTTTGGGAAGCCCTGTTATTCTTTATGAGATAATAGCCTTTGTTCTTCCAGGTCTAACGAGTGCAGAGAGAAGGTTCTTGGGGCCAATTGTTTTAGGTTCCTCAGTACTTTTCTATACTGGTATTGCCTTCTCTTACTGGGTTCTGACTCCAGCAGCCTTAAACTTCTTTGTAAATTATGCTGAAGGGGTTGTGGAATCTTTGTGGTCAATTGATCAATACTTCGAGTTTGTACTTGTGCTCATGTTCAGCACAGGATTGTCTTTCCAG GTTCCAGTCATACAACTTCTATTGGGACAAGTTGGGTTAGTTACAGGGGACCAAATGCTGTCCATCTGGCGATATGTTGTTGTTGGTGCAGTTGTTGCAGCGGCTGTCCTTACACCATCAACAGATCCTCTTACTCAGATGCTTCTTGCAACACCCCTTCTGGGTCTTTATTTGGGTGGTGCATGGATGGTTAAGCTTACAGGACGTTGA
- the LOC123213871 gene encoding protein DETOXIFICATION 14-like, whose product MDKGLLDREGEEERREAISSPGNGRNNIGVGEYVEEVKKLSCIAGPMVAVNLSQYFLQVISLMMVGHLGELFLSSTAIAISFCAVTGFSLLFGMSTAMETICGQGFGAQQYRKLGIQTQTAMFCLILVCFPVTLLWINMGKLLVLMGQDPLISAESGKFTVWLLPALFGYAVLQPLVRYFQVQSLISPLFMSSCATICFHIFISWALILELEMKNIGAAIAIGMSFWFNVLLLGLYMVYSSSCEKTRVPVSVEMFRGIGEFFRLAIPSAFMVCLEWWSFEFLTLLSGLLPNPKLESSVLSVCLETITTLFTIPDGIGIAASTRVSNALGAGNPEAARIAVRTAVFLTVLETVLVSSVLYASKHIVGYLFSNDKEVVEYVTTMSPLICLCVMLNGFQAVLSGIARGCGWQDLGAYVNLIAYYLCGIPVAAILGFWLQLRGQGLWIGIQVGAFVQSVLLAILTSCQNWKKQAIKARERIFEGRSSSSADNEQFYVN is encoded by the exons ATGGACAAGGGCTTGTTGGATAGAgagggagaagaagaaagaagagaagcaATTTCAAGTCCTGGAAATGGAAGAAATAATATTGGAGTGGGTGAATATGTTGAAGAAGTGAAGAAGCTGAGCTGCATAGCAGGTCCCATGGTGGCTGTGAACTTGTCTCAGTACTTTCTGCAAGTCATCTCGTTGATGATGGTGGGACATCTCGGTGAGCTCTTCCTCTCCAGCACCGCCATAGCCATCTCCTTCTGCGCTGTCACCGGCTTCAGCCTCCTT TTTGGAATGTCAACTGCAATGGAAACTATATGTGGGCAAGGATTTGGAGCTCAGCAATACAGAAAACTTGGGATCCAAACTCAGACTGCCATGTTTTGCCTGATTCTGGTTTGTTTCCCAGTGACTTTACTGTGGATTAACATGGGGAAACTTCTGGTTTTAATGGGACAGGACCCTCTAATTTCAGCTGAATCTGGTAAATTTACAGTGTGGCTTCTTCCTGCACTTTTTGGCTATGCAGTTCTTCAGCCTCTTGTTAGATACTTTCAAGTGCAAAGCTTGATCTCCCCCTTGTTCATGAGCTCTTGTGCCACCATTTGCTTCCACATTTTTATCTCTTGGGCTCTCATTTTAGAGCTTGAGATGAAGAACATTGGGGCTGCCATCGCGATTGGGATGTCATTTTGGTTTAATGTTTTGTTACTTGGATTGTACATGGTGTACTCTTCAAGCTGTGAGAAAACCAGGGTGCCTGTGTCAGTGGAGATGTTCAGAGGAATAGGAGAGTTCTTTCGCCTTGCCATTCCTTCTGCATTTATGGTCTG CCTTGAATGGTGGTCTTTTGAGTTTCTCACCTTGCTGTCAGGGCTTTTACCAAATCCAAAGCTTGAAAGTTCAGTCTTATCAGTGTG TTTAGAAACAATCACAACACTTTTTACAATACCTGACGGGATCGGTATCGCAGCAAG CACCAGAGTTTCAAATGCATTAGGAGCTGGAAATCCAGAAGCAGCTCGCATTGCTGTGCGCACTGCAGTATTTCTTACAGTCTTAGAGACAGTCTTAGTAAGCTCAGTTCTGTATGCAAGCAAGCATATTGTTGGTTACCTTTTCAGCAATGACAAGGAAGTTGTGGAATATGTCACAACTATGTCTCCTCTGATATGTCTGTGTGTAATGTTAAACGGCTTCCAAGCAGTTCTTTCTG GCATTGCCCGGGGCTGTGGGTGGCAGGACTTGGGGGCCTATGTCAACCTTATTGCATACTATCTTTGTGGGATCCCAGTTGCTGCAATTTTAGGCTTCTGGTTACAACTGAGAGGGCAAGGACTCTGGATTGGCATTCAAGTTGGAGCTTTTGTGCAGAGTGTTTTACTTGCTATCTTAACAAGCtgtcaaaattggaaaaaacaG GCCATTAAAGCAAGAGAGAGGATATTTGAGGGAAGATCTTCTTCTTCAGCTGACAATGAACAATTTTATGTGAATTAG